ATACGGATCAGTCAGCTCGAGCAAGGCAAGTGGCGCGCCGCCAGCCCGTGAATGTGCAACCGATGAGTCCACAACGAGCACCTTTAGGTTGTCCCAGCGCCGGTCCGAGACCGCAGCGACTGCCGCGGTCATGACTGAGAAGGTCGCAGGTAGCCGGCGAAGGTCAGTGAGGGCCTGATAGCCACCCATCACTGTGGTCGAGGCTTCTGTCATGCGGCGCAGCCCAGTGATCCATGGGGTTAGCAGAGCCGGTTCCCCCCAGCGTGCCGCGATACGGAGGGACGCGCAGAACGGCGCTGCAAGTAACCAGGTTTCGTGCGCGTGCTTGGCGACGGTGCCCGCCTGCTGGTTGCTTGTCCCCGCTATGGGTCCGGCGCCAAACGCGTCGCTCTTGAGTACGCCTACGACGCGGTTCGCCTCCTGCGTGACAAGCTCATCAAGCTCGATGCGGCGACTTCCGTCGAGGAGCAGGTCCTTCGTGAGGGCGCGCATCATGTCTGGTCGGGTCGCGTCTGTTGCTTCTGCTACTGCCGCCATGGTTGCCGCCGGACTCAGAGGACGAGCTCCCATGATTCTGTTGATCGTCGTGACCAGTGACGCGGCAGCCGCAGGCTCAGTCGGTCCATAGAGATCGACGTAGTTCAGATCAGCCAATCCGCGGCCACCCCCGAGATCCCATTCCGGTAGCGGCCCGTTGTCGAAGCGCACCGGAATCAGCCACTTGTGCCCCGGAGCCATCTGACGGAACTCATCAACGGCGAGAGTGAGCTCCTCGTTCATGTGTGTTTTCGCACGTCCTCGCGACTCGTCCGAGAAGCACGCAAGAAACACGAGCGATCCTTCGCGGATTGCCCTCTTGATCTCTGCGCGCCAGTTGTCTCCTGGTGCCAGGTTCACCCGGTCACGCCAGTATGGAATCTGGGCAGCGTCCAAGATTTGGCACAGCCGGTCTACCTGCGAGTCGTTCTCGTGCACGTAGGAGATGAAGACGTGCTTATCAATTCCTGGGGCCACAATCGGAGCCTAAGTCCACAGGCCGACACCGCCGACGCGACGCGACGGGTTGCGAGAGCAGACTGTGACAGAGAGAGCCCTTCACGTTGCAACCATGACGACACCTGTTCGGTGGTGACGTGACGGGAGGCCGCAGATCTGCTCGGCGTCCACAAGAGCGCTGTATCGAGAATGATCCGACGCAGCGACCCAGTAGGCAACGGTGACGACCGATCCATGCGCGAAGTGGTGACGTGGATCGACCACTCAACTGAAGTGCCACACTGACGCGGTCACGGCTGCTTACCGAGTCGCCACAGGAAGCCTTCGACAAGTCTGTCGAGCGCTTCGGCATCGCGCACGTCGGCGACGTCGAAATGATCGACCTCGGCTACACCGCAATACCGGAACAAGCGATCTCGCGACGTATCGCTGGCGCGCTTGCCGACGTGGTGCGGACCGTCGACCTCGATGATCCCGACGCGGTTCTTGAAGCAGACTACGAAGTCGGGTTCCAGCGTGTTTCCGGTGATGCGTGCGGACGGGAGCGCCAAAATTGTCAGGTTCTCGGCTTCGGGTCGCCGACCCTGTGCGCGGCGTAGGGCTTCATAGACCTTGACCTCCTCGGCGCTTCGGAACGACATCCGGTCGGCGCGGAAGTCGGGGGGTTTCGGAGCCAGTGTTGCCTGGTTGCGAGGTCCCTCCCCCAGGCGCCGGCTGGCCTGTTCTCGCCAGTTCGCAGGCACGGGCGGTGCGGTGAAGTTCATCTCGCGGACGTGGACGTGTTGAGGTTCGAGAGCCTCATTCAAGTGCGCCACGATCTCACCAGCCATCCGATCGTGGATGCTGTCAGTGACATGCGTCGGCCCTTCGACCCAGACGTCGCAGAGGTTGACCGGTGCGGAATCGTCGAACGGCAGAGCGAAGAGCAGGTCGACGTGGTCGATGCGGACGATGCGGCAGTCCAGTAGGAGCGCCGCCGCTTCGGTGTGACCCCGGTCCATCAGTAGCTGGACGGTCTGGCCCAGTTCTTGGTCATAGGAGGTTTCCGGCTCCGTTGGCTCGTCCGTCACGGGCACGCACCCTACGCCGCTGCCGGGCCGAGGGCGCGGATCGCGTGGTACCCGCCCGCTCGCTGACGATGCGCGCCGACCGCCTCAGCGTGTGGAGGGCATACGACTACTCGTCTTCCGCGTCGTTGTGCCAGCCAACTTCACGCATGTACTCCGCGATTGCCGCGTCGTCGTACTCAACCGGCAGCAGTTCCGGATCCATGATGTCGGGCCCCTCGCCCAGAGGTTCGGAAAGCTCCACCAGCGCCAAGAGCCACTTCCGTGCAGCGTCCAGCATCGCCGGATCCTCAGTCCATAGGCCCATCTCAAGGCTCGACCGAGAACTCTGCGTGAAGTTCGCAGATCCGATCCACAACCGTCGTGGCCTGAATCCGTAGATGTCCTGGACGAAGCCAGACGGGTGCTCATCAGTCCACCACATGTCACCGAGCAGCAAGATCTTGGCGTGAACGATCGGCACCAGCTGGTCTCCCGCCCTCCGGAATCCGAGCTCGCGTACGCCCGAGATCGTGTGCGTCGTCCAGTCCCCGGCGTACGGCCCAATAACGATCGGGTTGCCGTCAGCTTCGCGGACGGCGAGCTCCGACAGTTCCGGGTAGGCCGATTGCAACAACCCCACCTTCTCCGCAAGTTCCGTGAGCGCAGGCCACGTCGGTTTCCCGTGGGCCCTCTTGCCTTGCTTCGTCACTACGATGCAGGCGTTTGCCATGCGGCCAAGGACCTGCAGCAGCTCGGGGTCGTCCATCCACATCGCACAACCCAGAACACCAGGTCCCCAGTTCCGATCCGTGCGACGCGTATCGGCGGCTCGTTGCAGCTCATCCACGAGGGTGCTCAACACATCCCTGCCGAAGAGTGCCTGTCCGGACGCGTGCCGCACCACGCGATCCAGTCCAGGTGGGAACGCAGCAAGGTTCTCGGTCACCACAGAAGGATGCCTCTCGCCATCCCGGATACCGCCTACGCCCCGGCGGGTTGTCGTATCGCTCTCCTCGGTCGAACATGAGGACGTGAGCCAAGCGCGCCCCGAGCCCGAGGACTACGAAGCCTGGCGTGCGCTCTAGGAGGTCCTCGAAGAGCGAGACCGCGAGTGGTGGGCAGACGATTCGTCCGACGACGACTGAACTCTCCGCCGGTATTTGGGCTCACATAGTTCGACGGGCGTCGTGCTGACCGGTGTCGTAGCCGTCGAGTCCGCCCTCGAACCAACTGTGAGTCGCGAGCTGGAGCAGCACAGCTTCGACGCTCATGCCGGACGCCAGACTTGAGCGCGCGTCGTGAAGTAGCGCTGCGAGCATCAGGTTGTTCGGGCTCGGCCATGGCGGATTTGGCATTTCGGCGGTTCGCGGGGTCGGCCACTCTCCGCGCTTCATGTCCTGTCCCCAGGTGTGAGTCTGCGCGGACTCCCAGGGGTCCTGATTCGTCATAGAGTCAGCGTCCCACCGCCTGATGTCGGCCGATGGCGCCACACTGCACGGCATGGATGAACTGGAAATGGACCTCATCGACGTCACCCTCTGGATCTGCCGCCCGATCGACGGCGGCGTGGACGTCCTTCGACAGTTCTCCGCTGACGTGCAATACGAAGGCACCAGCCAAGGCGTGGACATCGGTCAAGTGCACGGCTGGATCGGGTGGTCGATCGCGGACGAGAACGTCGCTGATGCAGGTGATGCGATCTGTTACGACGCGATGCAGCTCGGCACAGCTGCACAAGAGATCATCGACGGTCACCTCGATACCTACATCGACTCGGCCCTGCTCATCGACCGCATGCACCTGCATCCCGAATGGCGCGGCAGGCGGATGAGCGGTCTCATCATCAGCCGCGTACTGGACCTTCTCAGGCTCACTCCGGGAGAGACCGCGGTTGTCCTTCACCCCGAGCCGCAGCAGCCCACCGGCGGACCGTACGTTGACGGTCCGGAACGCGACGACGCTATGTCACGACTCCACGCTGCGTACCGCGCAAGCGGCCTGACGCCCTGGCGCGACGGCCCGGTCTGGTGGCGGCCAATCTGACCGTGCTCTTCACCCTGATGGCGCGTTTCTCCGCGTTCTGCTAGCAGGAATGCCCGTTACTCGCTTGAATGCCCCAAGACTGAGAAGTTGGGGGAAGCAATGTCGGGGGTCGGCAACATCAAGCTGGGCGACACAATGGTGCACGAGGTGCCTAGGGGGAGCAGTACGGCAAGTCCGGACCTGAGTGTCATTCTCTCTGCGGGTTTGACGCCACTAGACGCAGACACGGATCGCTTCATTCGCGACCAGATGCTCGCGCCATTTCTTCCCGACGGACGCGACATTGTTGCGGTCGAGGAAGTGGGTCCCGACGGAACGAGCGACCTAGAGCTGGTTCCGCGCCTGGTCAAGGAACTCATCGCGGACCCCACCAAGCTCCCCGACCACAGCCGCCAGATTGCCCAGCACCTGTTCGACAGCCAGGTTGGCGCCGCTCCTGCCGGCATCTTCCTCGCTTCAGTGGGCACTTGCGACGCCGGCGACTGCGTGATCGTCATGAAGGCTGAACATCAGGAGGGCGTTCGCATGCGCCATCACGGCACGCCTGGCCACGTGTCGTTCGATGTCGAGCACATCTCAGAACTCATCGTTGGCAAGAACTCGAAGGTCTACAAGATCGCAATGCTGTGGTTGCGACGAGACGACACCGTGGTCGGCAAGATGGTCGACAAGCAGAACGGCGCAGGGTGGGCGGACTACTTCCTACACAAGTTCCTCGGCATGCAGCTAACGTTCCAGTCCGAGATCCTGACACGCGACCTGCTGGAGAACGCCACTAAGCACATCAACTCGAGCTTCACCCCAGAGAAGCGGACGAGGTACACCCGGGCGTTGGTCGCGCTGCTAGAAGGGCCCGAGAAGGAGATCAGCGGCAGCCAGTTCCTGATCCGCTCGATCGACCCGGAGGACCGGGACGACTTTGCTGAGGCTCTTCCACCCCAAGTCCTCGCGACCTTCCGCAAGGACGTCACGCTCGTCAAGAGCCGCATAGGCGGCCTGGTCTTCGATCTCCAAGGCGGGGCCGTGCAGGTGAAGGCGACGAGTGAGGCAGTCGCCAATGGGTTGGTGGAGGTCGACGAAGTCGAGGAACAGGTGGTCATCAAGGGCGTCCCAGAGAACATTGCCCCCTCCGGCCCGCCGAAGAGGTAGTCGTGCGTGCGTTCGACGGAACCAATCGGGTACGGCATGGGTGAGTCTCGTCCGGAGCAAGCAGATCCTGCGGCCATGTACCGGGCCGCCGAGCCCCACCTTCACGCCGCTCTTGAGCACTATCGAGACGCTGTCGAGAATCTGTTGCGCGGGCGAGTACCCGAGCACTACGTGATTGGTCGGGTGAAGACAGCTCGAAGCCTCATTCGGAAGCTTCGGTCGATCCCGAATGACCCACGCTCGTGGGAGTCAATCACCGACAAGGTCGGCATCCGGGTCATCTGTACGACCAAGGTCGACTGCGCGACTGCTACGAGCCTCATCCGGGAGGGGCCATGGGTCGTCCAAAAGTTCGAACGAATGAAGGGCAAGGGCCACGACCGGCTGTTCTACCCCGGCATCCACCTCGACATCGAGGACTCGACGATGGTGGACCACGCTGGCCTGCCCATCGGATGCGAGGTTCAGATCCGAACGCGTGCGCAAGATGCGTGGGCGGTTGCATCTCACAAACTCACCTACAAGGGCGCTATCACTCCGCCCAAGAAGATGCGGCGACTGGTTGACCGCCTCACGATCTTCGTCGAGGTCTTCGATGACGAGATTCACCGACTATTCAAGAAGCGCGCAAAGCTTCCTCTGTATGCGGAGGCGGTTTTCCTCGACCACGTTGAGGACGTATACGAAGAGGTCTCGGGCGAGCCGGCCGAAGGCGTAAAGGACCTGTCGCTCATCGCCATCCTGATGAACTCCTA
Above is a genomic segment from Nocardioides okcheonensis containing:
- a CDS encoding toll/interleukin-1 receptor domain-containing protein; protein product: MHENDSQVDRLCQILDAAQIPYWRDRVNLAPGDNWRAEIKRAIREGSLVFLACFSDESRGRAKTHMNEELTLAVDEFRQMAPGHKWLIPVRFDNGPLPEWDLGGGRGLADLNYVDLYGPTEPAAAASLVTTINRIMGARPLSPAATMAAVAEATDATRPDMMRALTKDLLLDGSRRIELDELVTQEANRVVGVLKSDAFGAGPIAGTSNQQAGTVAKHAHETWLLAAPFCASLRIAARWGEPALLTPWITGLRRMTEASTTVMGGYQALTDLRRLPATFSVMTAAVAAVSDRRWDNLKVLVVDSSVAHSRAGGAPLALLELTDPYHAFAQGNGVAAMLSYAAAKDLTIDDVLEELGQNGKMQSGSTPEFNWLYKALQPLFADQMPDDATWTTEFERAEVFVGILAEDTFLTRPLPESGRRWRMGYWFGRAANNMYRIDSSPITAWAYELERDGAMWAPVQAGLFGGDVERARAAVESYSEQFNKRASERW
- a CDS encoding PDDEXK family nuclease; translated protein: MTDEPTEPETSYDQELGQTVQLLMDRGHTEAAALLLDCRIVRIDHVDLLFALPFDDSAPVNLCDVWVEGPTHVTDSIHDRMAGEIVAHLNEALEPQHVHVREMNFTAPPVPANWREQASRRLGEGPRNQATLAPKPPDFRADRMSFRSAEEVKVYEALRRAQGRRPEAENLTILALPSARITGNTLEPDFVVCFKNRVGIIEVDGPHHVGKRASDTSRDRLFRYCGVAEVDHFDVADVRDAEALDRLVEGFLWRLGKQP
- a CDS encoding nucleoid-associated protein, with translation MSGVGNIKLGDTMVHEVPRGSSTASPDLSVILSAGLTPLDADTDRFIRDQMLAPFLPDGRDIVAVEEVGPDGTSDLELVPRLVKELIADPTKLPDHSRQIAQHLFDSQVGAAPAGIFLASVGTCDAGDCVIVMKAEHQEGVRMRHHGTPGHVSFDVEHISELIVGKNSKVYKIAMLWLRRDDTVVGKMVDKQNGAGWADYFLHKFLGMQLTFQSEILTRDLLENATKHINSSFTPEKRTRYTRALVALLEGPEKEISGSQFLIRSIDPEDRDDFAEALPPQVLATFRKDVTLVKSRIGGLVFDLQGGAVQVKATSEAVANGLVEVDEVEEQVVIKGVPENIAPSGPPKR
- a CDS encoding RelA/SpoT domain-containing protein produces the protein MYRAAEPHLHAALEHYRDAVENLLRGRVPEHYVIGRVKTARSLIRKLRSIPNDPRSWESITDKVGIRVICTTKVDCATATSLIREGPWVVQKFERMKGKGHDRLFYPGIHLDIEDSTMVDHAGLPIGCEVQIRTRAQDAWAVASHKLTYKGAITPPKKMRRLVDRLTIFVEVFDDEIHRLFKKRAKLPLYAEAVFLDHVEDVYEEVSGEPAEGVKDLSLIAILMNSYDDIDKPNAAALVRAHWESHPELAELVRDHGIRSDSYHDPSHWLFTQPEVLVVLERLANKRYMLLNAVQNTDLEDIVRSTAIAAGQPLPSD